Proteins encoded in a region of the Mercenaria mercenaria strain notata chromosome 1, MADL_Memer_1, whole genome shotgun sequence genome:
- the LOC128557951 gene encoding nephrocystin-1-like yields the protein MGKEPTPLEKVTKDGDLLRKQVDKITKESLKNANNKKLKDKDIKLRANFRSCYELKPQITAILQRAQELTEENEGPKVKNFEQKKKKETDRITLWQTQVDDTMAKLLPDEEGETYLKELKKELGEDDEEEDDEEKGDDKTEKDEEEEEEEDGKRFRRRRG from the exons ATGGGTAAAGAACCAACACCACTAGAAAAAGTAACAAAAGATGGTGATTTGCTTCGCAAACAG GTTGACAAGATAACAAAAGAAAGTCTGAAAAATGCCAACAACAAGAAACTTAAAGACAAGGATATTAAACTAAGGGCAAATTTCCGCAG CTGTTATGAGCTAAAACCCCAGATCACTGCGATATTACAGAGGGCACAGGAATTGACAGAG GAGAATGAAGGACCTAAAGTTAAAAACTttgaacaaaagaagaaaaaagaaactgaTAGAATCACATTATGGCAG ACTCAAGTGGATGACACAATGGCAAAACTTCTCCCAGATGAGGAGGGAGAAACTTACCTCAA AGAGTTAAAGAAAGAACTGGGGGAAGATGAtgaagaagaagatgatgaaGAAAAGGGAGATGATAAAACAGAAAAGGATGAGGAGGAGGAAGAAGAAGAGGATGGGAAGAGGTTTAGAAGAAGAAGAGGATGA